From the Archangium lipolyticum genome, one window contains:
- a CDS encoding MarR family winged helix-turn-helix transcriptional regulator yields MSKLTVAGEVFTEVVLEVFRINGLALEAGDALTEPLGLSSARWQVLGVVDHEPAPVANVARIMGLARQSVQQTADALERDGFIEYTENPHHRRAKLITMTPRGREALRKVEARQAAWANQLATKLDAKTLRAVAEGLRQVRQCLEEAAAPTTDNRSGGTR; encoded by the coding sequence ATGTCGAAGCTCACGGTGGCAGGCGAGGTCTTCACGGAAGTGGTGCTGGAGGTCTTCCGCATCAACGGTCTGGCGCTGGAGGCGGGAGACGCGCTGACGGAGCCCCTGGGGCTCAGCAGTGCGCGCTGGCAGGTGCTGGGCGTGGTGGACCACGAGCCGGCGCCGGTGGCGAACGTGGCGCGCATCATGGGGCTCGCCCGTCAGAGCGTGCAGCAGACCGCCGACGCGTTGGAGCGGGATGGCTTCATCGAATACACGGAGAACCCGCACCACCGCCGCGCGAAGCTCATCACGATGACTCCCCGGGGCCGCGAGGCGCTCCGCAAGGTGGAGGCTCGCCAGGCCGCCTGGGCCAACCAGCTCGCGACGAAGCTGGACGCGAAGACGCTGCGGGCCGTGGCGGAAGGCCTGCGCCAGGTGCGGCAGTGCCTCGAAGAGGCCGCGGCGCCCACCACCGATAACCGAAGTGGAGGTACCCGATGA